One Roseburia rectibacter DNA window includes the following coding sequences:
- a CDS encoding MFS transporter, protein MDFLQDKIKKKQFLCNYSVFLLNGMLALSIGSLLPFIRDARGLDYAFCGLIVSLHSVGNLVSSFAAGLLPVAIGRKKSILFFNAFFALSYLLIIFGNHNWCIALAFFLTGVARGATSNFCNTAINSLAPGKAWTINGLHAMFSVGAFLFPILLTLFTGSGESGWIVACYFMLAMGVLSWILYAMIPMENDRVEKEKKGGNFGFFSEPLFYLCVATLFFYLCAEQGVIGWMITYFKDTGFLPASLSQMTASVLWVMILAGRLTTAWLSTRMQKEKLLPIMGIGLVCFFFLLLFSRSTVWIVIGIMGFGYSMAGIYPTTVSFAGNLIEKYPIAWSFILTTASIGSIVMPSIIGKIAETAGIFYGMGSIVVVVFIDMVCILALVRYLKKQKSANS, encoded by the coding sequence ATGGATTTTTTACAGGATAAAATAAAAAAGAAACAGTTTTTATGCAATTATAGTGTATTTTTGCTGAATGGAATGTTAGCACTTTCCATCGGCTCACTGCTTCCTTTTATCAGGGATGCAAGAGGACTTGATTATGCATTTTGTGGTCTGATCGTCAGTCTGCATTCTGTCGGAAATCTTGTTTCGAGTTTTGCAGCCGGATTACTGCCGGTTGCCATCGGAAGAAAAAAGAGTATTTTATTTTTTAATGCATTTTTTGCACTTTCCTATCTTTTGATCATTTTTGGAAATCATAACTGGTGCATTGCACTGGCATTTTTCCTGACCGGAGTTGCCAGAGGTGCGACAAGTAATTTCTGCAATACGGCGATCAACAGTCTGGCACCGGGAAAAGCATGGACGATCAATGGACTGCATGCAATGTTTTCTGTCGGAGCTTTTTTGTTCCCGATCCTTCTGACACTGTTTACAGGAAGCGGAGAATCCGGCTGGATCGTGGCATGTTATTTTATGCTTGCAATGGGCGTTTTAAGCTGGATTTTGTATGCGATGATCCCGATGGAAAATGACCGGGTGGAGAAAGAGAAAAAAGGTGGAAACTTTGGGTTCTTTTCGGAACCACTGTTTTATTTATGCGTTGCAACATTATTTTTCTATCTCTGTGCAGAGCAGGGAGTTATCGGATGGATGATCACATATTTTAAAGATACCGGATTCCTGCCGGCATCTTTATCCCAGATGACAGCGAGCGTGTTATGGGTGATGATTTTAGCAGGGCGTCTGACCACAGCGTGGCTTTCCACCAGAATGCAAAAAGAAAAACTGCTGCCAATTATGGGAATCGGACTCGTATGCTTTTTCTTTTTACTTTTATTCAGCCGCAGTACGGTATGGATCGTGATCGGTATTATGGGATTTGGTTACAGCATGGCAGGAATTTATCCGACGACCGTTTCCTTTGCCGGAAATCTCATTGAAAAATATCCAATCGCATGGAGCTTTATTCTGACAACCGCAAGTATCGGTTCCATCGTGATGCCGTCTATCATTGGTAAGATCGCAGAGACAGCAGGTATTTTTTATGGAATGGGTTCGATCGTGGTGGTTGTATTTATTGATATGGTCTGCATCTTAGCACTGGTGCGGTACTTAAAAAAACAAAAATCAGCAAATTCTTAA
- a CDS encoding cobalt-precorrin 5A hydrolase translates to MQIDIMSFTGRGIRLSEKIRDEILVEQEDYEVHLYTKYGKYQNLADAERKIWQKQEQNAAGWKNQVYVKETIYDWMRARFEQNRKGNKTAVIWIGACGIAVRAMAPSLRDKLTDIPVLVVDEAGQFVIPVLSGHYGGANNLARLLADRIGAVPVITTATDVNHAFAVDVFAKENGLLIQNKAQIAAVSSKVLDGKKIVMLTDGKIEGNVPDSVILPAMKICEEENLIVPDVIISARYPVKKLLLNQVMDEQLEVKAHTEPLWLVPRSIILGMGCKRGKSCEEIEQFVLETLEQEQIAIQAVNALATIDLKKEEPGFLQFAEKYGLDFLAYPKEVLKEIPGFFSSSEFVSQTVGVDNVCERAALAACQKEEPKVCCDGSENQKKVLLRGRLLLRKKAKDGMTLAIAEREWSVRFDET, encoded by the coding sequence ATGCAGATCGATATCATGAGTTTTACCGGGCGCGGGATAAGACTCTCGGAAAAGATACGGGATGAAATTCTTGTTGAGCAGGAAGATTACGAAGTCCACTTGTATACAAAATATGGAAAATATCAGAATCTGGCAGATGCAGAGAGAAAGATCTGGCAAAAACAGGAACAAAATGCTGCCGGATGGAAAAATCAGGTTTACGTCAAAGAAACAATCTACGACTGGATGCGTGCACGCTTCGAACAGAATAGAAAAGGAAACAAAACAGCGGTCATCTGGATCGGTGCATGTGGAATTGCGGTACGTGCCATGGCACCGTCTTTACGTGATAAACTTACGGATATTCCGGTTCTGGTCGTAGATGAGGCAGGGCAGTTTGTTATCCCGGTTTTATCCGGACATTACGGTGGGGCAAATAATCTTGCAAGACTGCTTGCAGATAGGATCGGTGCAGTGCCTGTCATCACGACAGCAACCGATGTCAATCATGCATTTGCGGTGGATGTTTTTGCAAAAGAAAATGGGCTTTTGATACAGAATAAAGCACAGATCGCAGCAGTCTCATCGAAGGTGCTTGATGGAAAAAAGATCGTGATGCTGACAGATGGAAAAATCGAGGGAAATGTACCGGATTCGGTCATTTTACCGGCTATGAAAATATGTGAGGAAGAAAATCTGATAGTGCCGGATGTTATAATATCTGCAAGATATCCGGTAAAAAAACTTCTCCTAAATCAGGTTATGGATGAACAGTTGGAAGTTAAAGCACATACAGAGCCACTCTGGCTGGTTCCACGTTCCATCATCCTTGGTATGGGCTGCAAGAGGGGAAAATCCTGTGAGGAGATTGAGCAGTTTGTATTAGAGACATTAGAACAGGAGCAGATAGCTATACAGGCAGTCAATGCGCTTGCCACAATTGATCTGAAAAAAGAAGAACCGGGTTTTTTGCAATTTGCAGAAAAATACGGGTTGGATTTTCTGGCATATCCGAAAGAGGTTTTAAAAGAAATACCGGGTTTTTTTAGCAGTTCAGAATTTGTTTCACAGACAGTCGGTGTGGACAATGTCTGTGAGCGTGCAGCGCTTGCGGCATGCCAGAAAGAAGAACCAAAGGTATGCTGTGACGGTAGTGAAAATCAGAAAAAAGTGCTATTACGGGGCAGATTACTGCTCAGAAAGAAAGCAAAAGACGGAATGACGCTCGCAATAGCGGAGCGGGAATGGAGTGTAAGATTTGATGAAACATAA
- the cbiD gene encoding cobalt-precorrin-5B (C(1))-methyltransferase CbiD, translating to MRYGFTTGSCAAAAAKAAAYMLFTGKIKNEIEIETPKGIRYHAAITDIRRGETEVSCAVIKDGGDDPDITTGAHIVATVSRIDSDMQQKGKSAHSQKIVIDGGYGVGRVTKPGLDQPVGNAAINHVPREMIEKEVREVCALTDEWADILVEISVPEGEELASQTFNPRLGITGGLSILGTSGIVEPMSSRALLETIRVELKQKRALGNSIVAVSPGNYGLDYMKRTYGYDLDKSVKCSNFIGDTIDMAVENGFKAMLLTGHIGKLVKVAGGIMNTHSREGDGRMELIASSALLAGADADTACQILSCVTTEEAVNVLKNAGLCEQTMKLIMQKIMFYLNKRAAGKIVVECILYSNEHGGLGESDGAAELIGRLKEEKQ from the coding sequence ATGCGCTATGGATTTACAACCGGAAGCTGTGCGGCAGCAGCAGCAAAGGCGGCAGCATATATGTTGTTTACCGGAAAAATAAAAAATGAGATAGAGATCGAGACACCAAAAGGAATCCGTTATCATGCTGCGATCACAGACATAAGACGAGGTGAAACAGAAGTAAGCTGTGCAGTAATAAAGGATGGTGGAGACGATCCTGATATTACGACAGGGGCACATATCGTGGCAACTGTTTCAAGGATTGACAGTGACATGCAGCAAAAAGGGAAGTCTGCGCATTCACAGAAGATCGTGATCGATGGGGGATACGGTGTCGGGCGTGTCACAAAACCGGGATTAGACCAGCCGGTCGGAAATGCAGCCATCAATCATGTGCCGCGGGAGATGATCGAAAAAGAGGTGAGGGAAGTCTGTGCGCTCACGGATGAATGGGCAGATATTCTGGTTGAAATTTCTGTGCCGGAAGGGGAAGAACTTGCGTCGCAGACATTTAATCCGAGACTTGGCATCACAGGAGGGCTCTCGATTCTTGGAACGAGCGGCATTGTGGAGCCGATGAGCAGCAGGGCGCTGCTTGAGACGATCCGTGTGGAATTAAAACAGAAACGTGCGTTAGGAAATTCCATCGTAGCAGTCTCACCGGGAAATTATGGACTTGATTATATGAAACGGACTTACGGTTATGATCTGGATAAAAGTGTGAAATGCAGCAATTTTATCGGAGATACGATCGACATGGCAGTGGAAAATGGATTTAAAGCCATGCTTCTGACCGGGCATATCGGCAAGCTGGTAAAGGTCGCCGGAGGAATCATGAATACACATTCAAGGGAAGGAGACGGCCGGATGGAGCTGATCGCATCATCTGCCCTGTTAGCAGGAGCGGATGCGGATACAGCATGTCAGATCCTTTCCTGCGTGACAACGGAAGAGGCAGTCAATGTATTAAAAAATGCTGGGCTTTGCGAACAGACGATGAAACTTATCATGCAAAAGATCATGTTTTACCTGAATAAAAGAGCAGCAGGGAAGATCGTGGTTGAGTGTATTTTATATTCGAACGAGCATGGAGGACTTGGAGAAAGTGACGGAGCAGCAGAATTGATCGGGAGACTGAAGGAGGAGAAGCAATGA
- a CDS encoding precorrin-8X methylmutase gives MQYHGGDIYRNQIRLDFSVNTNPLGMPDPVKEALHQAVEEAENYPDIRAQALSAAVTEQLQVRKEQLVFGNGASELFHAVLHAIKPSKILIPVPSFLGYEEAAKAIDCEVIFYEMKKEENFCLTDRILDVLDENISLVFLANPNNPVGNLVEPELIFQIAEKCRQCDITLVLDECFMELTGKEQTYSFLKRLDEFPNVVVIRAFTKLYAIPGVRLGYLVCEQNLAEKIRLQLPEWNLSVFAQRAGVAAIKEQEYIARAVVCIQTQRQFLLEELQAAGCSVFDSDADYLLFYSEMPLYELFLQRGILIRDCSNFRGLQRGYYRIAVKSEEQNRMFAEVLREIHENAQAAERIDLMKEKSEERNDRVKGQECIGKTGATAQLVHKTGAVEFVLPGDIEGRSFAIITKELAERGIVILEEQEPVTKRVIHTSADFGYADTLTFSENAVAVAKSLIRNGADIVTDTNMALSGINKKVLETYGGMAHCFMADEEVAKEAKERRVTRAVISMEHAAKLDKPVVFAVGNAPTALIRLYELISDGIYRPAFIIGVPVGFVNVEVAKEMILHTNVPCIVNRGRKGGSNVAAAICNALLYEVRREDAVKKVD, from the coding sequence ATGCAGTACCACGGAGGAGACATATACCGCAATCAGATAAGACTGGATTTTTCGGTGAACACCAACCCGCTTGGAATGCCAGATCCGGTGAAAGAAGCACTTCATCAGGCAGTGGAGGAAGCAGAAAACTACCCGGATATCAGAGCACAGGCACTTAGCGCTGCAGTCACAGAGCAGTTACAGGTGCGAAAAGAACAGCTTGTGTTTGGAAATGGTGCATCAGAATTGTTCCATGCCGTTTTACATGCCATAAAACCATCAAAAATACTGATCCCGGTACCTTCTTTTTTGGGATATGAAGAGGCAGCAAAAGCAATAGACTGCGAAGTTATCTTTTATGAGATGAAAAAAGAAGAAAATTTCTGTCTGACCGACCGCATATTGGATGTGTTAGATGAGAATATTTCTCTGGTATTTCTGGCAAATCCCAATAATCCGGTCGGAAATCTCGTTGAACCGGAACTGATTTTTCAAATTGCAGAAAAATGCAGACAGTGTGACATTACGCTGGTGTTAGATGAATGTTTTATGGAACTGACCGGGAAAGAACAGACATATTCTTTTTTAAAACGGCTGGATGAATTTCCAAATGTAGTCGTGATACGTGCATTTACCAAATTATATGCGATACCGGGGGTGCGGCTGGGATATCTGGTTTGTGAGCAGAATTTAGCAGAAAAGATCCGGTTGCAGTTACCGGAGTGGAATCTGTCGGTATTCGCCCAGAGAGCGGGAGTCGCTGCAATAAAAGAGCAGGAATATATTGCGCGTGCGGTAGTATGTATTCAGACGCAGCGGCAGTTTTTGCTTGAAGAATTACAGGCGGCGGGATGCAGTGTGTTTGATTCCGATGCAGACTATCTGTTATTTTACAGTGAAATGCCGCTGTATGAGTTATTTTTACAGCGCGGTATTCTGATCCGTGACTGCAGTAATTTCCGGGGGTTACAGAGAGGTTATTACCGGATCGCGGTAAAATCAGAAGAACAGAACCGGATGTTTGCAGAGGTGTTAAGGGAAATTCATGAAAATGCACAGGCAGCAGAGCGTATTGACCTGATGAAAGAGAAGTCAGAAGAACGAAATGACAGAGTAAAAGGGCAGGAGTGCATCGGCAAAACCGGAGCAACAGCCCAACTGGTGCACAAAACAGGCGCGGTAGAATTTGTGCTGCCCGGAGATATCGAGGGTCGCAGTTTTGCGATCATCACAAAAGAACTGGCGGAGCGGGGAATTGTGATCCTGGAAGAACAGGAGCCGGTGACCAAACGTGTGATCCATACGAGCGCGGACTTCGGATATGCAGATACACTTACCTTTTCAGAAAATGCGGTTGCAGTTGCAAAGAGCCTGATCCGAAACGGTGCGGATATCGTGACGGATACAAACATGGCATTATCCGGCATCAATAAAAAAGTACTTGAAACATATGGTGGTATGGCACATTGTTTTATGGCAGATGAAGAGGTTGCAAAAGAGGCAAAAGAGCGCAGGGTGACGCGGGCAGTTATTTCCATGGAACATGCGGCAAAACTGGACAAGCCGGTCGTTTTTGCTGTGGGAAATGCCCCGACAGCACTGATACGTTTATATGAACTGATCAGTGACGGAATTTACCGTCCTGCATTTATCATCGGAGTTCCGGTTGGATTCGTCAATGTGGAGGTGGCAAAAGAAATGATCCTGCACACCAATGTGCCGTGTATCGTGAACCGGGGAAGAAAAGGAGGCAGCAATGTGGCTGCTGCGATCTGTAATGCATTGTTATATGAAGTGCGGCGGGAGGATGCAGTGAAAAAGGTGGATTGA
- the cobM gene encoding precorrin-4 C(11)-methyltransferase, which produces MIYFVGAGCGAADLITVRGMRLLEKADVVIYAGSLVNPELLSYTGEGCEVYNSAKMTLEEVIDVMKKAQAEEKMLVRLHTGEPSLYGAVREQMDWLDELGIPYESCPGVSACFGAAASLQIEYTLPEVSQSLIITRMAGKTAVPEKESIESFAAHQASMAIYLSTGMLEELSRRLVAGGYTEDTPAALVYKASWPEEEAYLCTVETLPQVAKEHHITKTALVLVGDILAKERCTRSKLYAPDFETEFRKKKE; this is translated from the coding sequence ATGATATATTTTGTAGGTGCCGGCTGTGGAGCAGCAGACCTTATTACAGTGCGTGGAATGCGGCTGTTAGAAAAAGCAGATGTAGTGATCTATGCGGGATCACTGGTAAACCCGGAGTTACTTTCCTATACCGGGGAGGGGTGTGAGGTTTATAACAGTGCAAAAATGACACTGGAGGAAGTCATAGATGTGATGAAAAAGGCACAGGCAGAAGAAAAAATGCTGGTGCGTCTTCATACCGGAGAGCCGAGTCTTTATGGGGCAGTCAGAGAGCAGATGGACTGGCTGGATGAACTGGGGATTCCTTATGAGAGCTGTCCGGGAGTTTCTGCCTGCTTTGGCGCTGCAGCATCCTTACAGATTGAATATACACTGCCGGAGGTTTCACAGAGTCTTATCATTACCCGTATGGCAGGAAAAACAGCGGTACCGGAAAAAGAAAGCATTGAGAGTTTTGCAGCACATCAGGCATCCATGGCGATTTACTTAAGTACCGGAATGTTAGAGGAGCTTTCCAGACGTCTTGTGGCGGGGGGGTATACGGAAGATACCCCGGCAGCGTTAGTGTATAAGGCAAGCTGGCCGGAAGAGGAAGCATATTTATGTACGGTCGAGACATTACCGCAGGTTGCGAAAGAGCATCATATCACAAAAACGGCACTGGTTTTGGTTGGAGATATTCTTGCAAAAGAACGGTGTACACGTTCGAAACTGTATGCACCGGATTTTGAAACAGAATTCCGGAAAAAGAAGGAGTAA
- a CDS encoding cupin domain-containing protein, translating into MKTKKNQIWNFNSEIESEVCGEGVKRKILAYADELMCVENHFEKGAIGALHHHPHTQITYVVSGQFEFTINGEKKIVNPGDALLKRDSIEHGCVCLKEGILLDIFTPMREEFVQDKD; encoded by the coding sequence ATGAAAACCAAAAAAAATCAGATCTGGAACTTTAACAGCGAAATTGAATCAGAAGTTTGTGGAGAAGGCGTAAAGCGTAAAATATTAGCATATGCCGATGAGCTGATGTGTGTGGAAAATCATTTTGAAAAAGGAGCCATTGGTGCGCTGCATCATCATCCGCATACCCAGATCACATATGTGGTGTCAGGTCAGTTTGAATTTACGATCAATGGTGAAAAGAAGATCGTAAATCCGGGAGATGCACTGCTAAAGAGAGATTCGATTGAGCATGGCTGTGTATGTTTAAAAGAGGGAATCCTTTTAGACATCTTTACACCGATGCGGGAAGAGTTTGTGCAGGATAAAGATTGA